The following are encoded in a window of Impatiens glandulifera chromosome 5, dImpGla2.1, whole genome shotgun sequence genomic DNA:
- the LOC124940387 gene encoding protein FANTASTIC FOUR 3-like, with amino-acid sequence MSTVMQTHLETQFKETRTLTLKLSPPPPPSEKTQKNCWNFLETTPSPKFTPYIHPSTNKKSQSFLISLELCTENLGSESGSDMSDDIFDILSMSSTHVFHDQPAPKPTTRGLNLRKKVVDTRSIPPPLTTIRGINPIKVRSKREGGRLVIDAVEERAVCNYFRSDRSHGRLRLSFWDNSVTTTDEDEFEDQEIDEVEEDVATAASTPEEDIIGNKKFQRSSRCMEGNNNKKGLCNWEPLWVAT; translated from the coding sequence ATGTCTACAGTTATGCAAACTCATCTAGAAACCCAATTCAAAGAAACAAGAACCCTAACTCTCAAActatcaccaccaccaccaccttctgaaaaaacccaaaaaaactgCTGGAATTTTCTAGAAACTACACCATCTCCCAAATTCACCCCTTACATCCATCCTAGTACCAACAAAAAGTCTCAATCTTTCTTAATAAGCTTAGAACTATGCACCGAAAACCTCGGAAGTGAATCCGGTTCCGACATGTCCGATGACATATTCGACATTCTCTCCATGTCTTCGACTCATGTTTTTCATGATCAGCCTGCTCCAAAACCAACTACTAGGGGGTTGAATTTGAGGAAGAAGGTTGTTGATACCAGAAGCATCCCACCTCCATTGACGACCATTAGAGGTATTAACCCTATTAAAGTTCGGTCTAAACGTGAAGGAGGTAGGTTGGTTATTGATGCCGTCGAGGAGAGGGCGGTTTGTAATTATTTCCGGTCGGATAGAAGCCATGGTCGTCTCCGACTTAGTTTCTGGGATAATTCTGTTACTACTACTGATGAAGATGAATTCGAAGATCAAGAAATTGATGAGGTTGAAGAGGATGTCGCCACGGCGGCATCGACGCCGGAGGAGGACATAATTGGAAATAAGAAATTTCAAAGGTCAAGTAGATGCATGGAAGGTAACAATAACAAGAAAGGATTGTGTAATTGGGAACCACTATGGGTTGCTACTTGA